One stretch of Cryptococcus neoformans var. neoformans B-3501A chromosome 5, whole genome shotgun sequence DNA includes these proteins:
- a CDS encoding hypothetical protein (HMMPfam hit to WD40, WD domain, G-beta repeat, score: 73.7, E(): 4.6e-19): MLARSESTHSTLDFGSETTHSPLPSAEQESRWYRRDPGNSKQRWTSHPYAIHSVIHQGDSLTNDLDRYDDAKFWPFVGALKPWKRPDGLDQWKWDDFEDTVAFCGLNKLMIGKCADNQPWRVMLDMSFEDDTLYTLAWTYHPFTCHPLIAVAGANALIYIIDIITKRCIRTLKGHGDEILCLAFAPLNPHILASTSSDRSIRIWNILGSDAPSPPPGDLPSENYPMADADEGNVIVAVLAGEGKGGHRAYVVSCAFHPTKRAIATCGMDYTAKIWPLPPFPDPSPVPIPTPLGYRPIIMYFPLFSTSRLHYGFLDWIEWITDDILIIRGDKVMVTWQWLSYSRYFREDEYAPLSMEPASYSDYTDSGSFMVVSRVNTLTDMWFRHPHLHRGFHPTSADLARFPNSNNIVTDPLLACPHQMDPREMRKHWYPEVRLYNFLMARDGRPPRPITELRPYKPEIYNISVDFEKENTEGSKMRKKSSTQQVVKRKYITFPDEGSETRSAAGSAHNSLLVPWRLRPTTSPWPTKREPWLRSQYRTGICNVAISPRGARWIVGVGEGMSIFIWRMKD, translated from the exons ATGCTTGCAAGGTCAGAATCCACTCACAGTACGTTAGATTTTGGATCAGAAACGACAcattctcctctcccatccGCCGAACAAGAATCTAGATGGTATAGAAGGGATCCCGGCAACTCAAAGCAGCGCTGGACCTCGCATCCTTATGCAATACACTCTGTAATACAC CAAGGCGATTCACTTACCAATGACCTGGATCGGTACGACGATGCCAAGTTTTGGCCGTTCGTAGGAGCTCTAAAGCCATGGAAAAGGCCTGACGGCTTAGACCAGTGGAAATGGGACGATTTTGAGGACACCGTGGCGTTCTGTGGGCTCAACAAG TTAATGATAGGCAAATGCGCGGACAATCAACCCTGGAGAGTAATGTTGGACATGAGTTTTGAAGAT GATACTCTCTACACACTCGCTTGGACCTATCACCCCTTCACCTGCCATCCTCTTATTGCCGTTGCAGGTGCGAATGCCTTGATCTACATCATCGACATAATCACAAAGCGATGTATCAGGACTCTGAAAGGCCATGGAGAT GAAATCCTTTGTCTCGCTTTCGCTCCTCTGAACCCACATATTCTGGCCTCGACATCGAGTGATCGATCGATAAGGATATGGAATATTCTGGGATCGGATGCGCCATCGCCGCCTCCTGGTGATCTTCCTTCTGAAAATTATCCAATGGCAGATGCCGATGAAGGTAATGTCATTGTCGCTGTATTAGCaggtgaaggaaaaggaggacATCGTGCCTACGTCGTCTCATGT GCTTTTCACCCCACAAAAAGGGCCATCGCTACCTGCGGCATGGATTATACAGCCAAAATCTGGCCTCTGCCACCTTTTCCTGACCCGTCACCAGTTCCAATCCCGACCCCTCTTGGCTATCGACCGATAATTATGTactttcctctcttttccacAAGTCGTCTTCATTATGGTTTCCTGGACTGGATCGAATG GATTACGGATGACATTCTTATCATACGTGGTGATAAGGTGATGGTGACATGGCAATGGCTGAGCTATTCCCGTTACTTCAGAGAAGACGAGTACGCACCTCTTAGCATGGAGCCGGCTTCTTACAGTGATTATACTGATTCTG GGTCATTTATGGTCGTTAGCCGGGTTAACACATTGACCGATATGTGGTTCCGTCATCCGCATCTCCATCGTGGTTTCCATCCTACCTCGGCAGATTTGGCTCGCTTTCCGAACAGTAATAATATAGTCACTGACCCACTCCTCGCTTGCCCGCATCAGATGGACCCCagggagatgagaaaaCACTGGTATCCCGAGGTTCGTTTGTATAACTTCTTGATGGCAAGAGACGGAAGACCCCCTCGGCCGATAACAGAGTTACGTCCCTACAAGCCCGAGATCTATAACATATCTGTAGACTttgagaaagaaaacacCGAAGGATCAAAAATGCGCAAGAAATCTTCGACCCAACAGGTGGTCAAGCGCAAATACATCACTTTTCCTGACGAGGGAAGCGAGACGAGGTCAGCGGCCGGCTCGGCTCATAATTCTTTGCTGGTTCCTTGGAGGCTGAGACCTACCACTTCTCCCTGGCCAACAAAGCGGGAGCCTTGGCTGAGATCCCAATACCGCACAGGGATCTGCAATGTGGCAATAAGTCCCAGGGGAGCCAGATGGATTGTGGGTGTGGGGGAGGGTATGTCCATATTTatatggaggatgaaagattAG
- a CDS encoding hypothetical protein (Match to ESTs gb|CF183790.1|CF183790, gb|CF183742.1|CF183742, gb|CF184685.1|CF184685): MSKINISNHPLVLSKLTQLRLHDLPPKDFREGIRTIGSMLIYEAARDLPLRDVPDLRSPIAPFTGQTIPLRIGLSPILRAGIGLTDAALESFPEATVLHLGLFRDKVSLQAIEYYSKLPSQVTADLVFLLDPLIATGGTAIAALNMLTEWGLEQSQIKVVSVLGSKLGVKNVQDEFPNVEIYIAAVDDELTDKGYISPGLGDAGDKLFNTFAH, translated from the exons ATGTCCAAGATCAATATCTCCAACCATCCTCTGGTCCTCTCAAAGCTTACCCAGCTAAGGCTTCATGACCTTCCTCCCAAAGACTTTCGTGAGGGGATCAGAACTATTGG CTCAATGCTCATTTACGAAGCCGCTCGTGATCTCCCCCTACGAGATGTGCCCGAT CTTCGATCCCCTATCGCTCCCTTCACAGGCCAGACCATCCCTTTGCGCATTGGCCTCTCTCCCATTTTGCGAGCCGGTATTGGATTAACCGATG CTGCGCTTGAAAGCTTCCCTGAAGCCACTGTACTCCATCTTGGCCTCTTCCGAGATAAAGTGTCATTGCAAGCTATCGA ATACTATTCAAAGCTTCCCTCTCAGGTCACCGCCGACCTCGTATTCCTCCTTGATC CCTTGATTGCCACTGGAGGGACTGCTATCGCTGCCTTGAACATGCTCACCGAATGGGGGCTTGAGCAATCTCAGATCAAGGTCGTTTCAGTCCTTGGCTCAAAGTTGGGAGTAAAGAATGTGCAAGATGAATTTCCCAATGTAGAG ATCTATATCGCCGCCGTCGATGACGAGCTTACCGACAAAGGCTACATCTCTCCCGGACTCGGCGATGCC GGCGACAAATTGTTCAACACCTTTGCTCATTAG